The Streptomyces luteogriseus genome includes a window with the following:
- a CDS encoding PH domain-containing protein, with the protein MTAPEAAEASEAVPEVTERRLHPVTPLRRAWAPVAVLIGWAVHDPDGAQRHLTRLTTTTLLIGLAVLVPAAALYGFCSWWFTHFAVTESELRIRTGLVFRRTAHIRLERIQAIDVTQPLLARVAGVSKLKLDVIGTDKKDELAFLGADEARTLRAELLARAAGFAPETAHEVGEAPSRQLLRVPPRVLALSLVLTGATWMSLAAALVVPPVLWLLTHSLWTVLAVALPLLGAAGASSVGRFVAEYDWTVGESPDGLRIDHGLLDRAHETVPPGRVQTVRLVEPLLWRRRGWVRVELDVAGSSNSVLVPVAPREIAEDVVARVLPGVSVPEPAALSPAPRAARWCVPLWWRGYGLAVTDTVFAARSGLLRRSLALVPHAKVQSVRMTQGPWERARGVADVCVDTGANKTVRARLRDAAEARELLAAQAERSRTGRRDARPDRWMA; encoded by the coding sequence GTGACGGCGCCCGAGGCCGCCGAGGCCTCCGAGGCCGTTCCCGAGGTCACCGAGCGGCGGCTGCACCCCGTCACACCGCTGCGCCGCGCCTGGGCACCGGTGGCCGTGCTCATCGGCTGGGCCGTGCACGACCCCGACGGGGCGCAGCGCCACCTGACCCGGCTGACGACGACCACGCTGCTGATCGGCCTGGCCGTGCTCGTCCCGGCCGCCGCCCTCTACGGCTTCTGCTCCTGGTGGTTCACGCACTTCGCGGTGACCGAGAGCGAACTGCGCATCCGTACCGGGCTCGTCTTCCGGCGCACCGCGCACATCCGGCTGGAGCGGATCCAGGCCATCGACGTCACCCAGCCGCTGCTGGCCCGGGTCGCGGGCGTCTCCAAACTCAAACTCGACGTCATAGGCACCGACAAGAAGGACGAGCTGGCCTTCCTCGGCGCGGACGAGGCACGGACGCTGCGTGCCGAACTGCTCGCCCGGGCGGCCGGTTTCGCACCCGAGACCGCGCACGAGGTCGGCGAGGCCCCGTCCCGGCAGCTGCTGCGGGTGCCGCCCCGGGTGCTCGCCCTGTCGCTGGTGCTGACGGGCGCGACCTGGATGTCGCTGGCCGCGGCGCTCGTCGTCCCGCCGGTGCTGTGGCTGCTCACCCACAGCCTGTGGACGGTCCTCGCGGTCGCCCTGCCGCTGCTGGGCGCGGCGGGCGCGAGCAGCGTCGGGCGGTTCGTCGCCGAGTACGACTGGACGGTGGGCGAGTCGCCCGACGGGCTGCGCATCGACCACGGCCTGCTGGACCGGGCGCACGAGACGGTCCCGCCGGGGCGCGTCCAGACCGTGCGGCTCGTGGAACCGCTGCTGTGGCGGCGGCGCGGGTGGGTGCGCGTCGAGCTGGACGTGGCCGGCTCGTCCAACTCCGTGCTGGTGCCGGTCGCTCCGCGCGAGATCGCCGAGGACGTCGTCGCGCGCGTGCTGCCCGGGGTGAGCGTGCCGGAGCCCGCGGCCCTGTCGCCGGCGCCGCGCGCCGCCCGCTGGTGCGTGCCGCTGTGGTGGCGCGGGTACGGACTCGCCGTCACGGACACGGTGTTCGCGGCCCGGTCCGGGCTGCTGCGGCGGAGCCTGGCGCTGGTGCCGCACGCCAAGGTGCAGAGCGTACGGATGACGCAGGGGCCGTGGGAGCGGGCCCGGGGTGTCGCCGACGTGTGTGTGGACACGGGCGCGAACAAGACGGTGCGGGCCCGGCTGCGGGACGCGGCCGAGGCGCGCGAGCTGCTGGCGGCGCAGGCGGAGCGGTCCCGGACGGGGCGCAGGGACGCACGGCCGGACCGCTGGATGGCGTGA
- a CDS encoding phosphatidylglycerol lysyltransferase domain-containing protein, which produces MSGEVPSRGSGAARPGRMRRILSGPRPEAVPVLVGRACALVGVLDIAAGVFPRFRHSRMHAIAEVLPGALGPFAAALSLSTGVLLLLLAHGLKRGKRRAWRAAVALLPAGAVAQFTYRHSLVGTLISLALLAPLLRHRDQFNALPDPRSRWRALANFVLMSAGSLLLGLLIVSVHGEHIIGDPSLADRITHVIYGLFGFEGPVDYQGNTSWTVAFSLGALGLLTAVTTIYLAFRPEHPAAQLTEDDEARLRALLDKHGRRDSLGHFALRRDKAVVFSPSGKAAVTYRVVSGVMLASGDPIGDVEAWPGAIERFMDEAKAHSWTPAVMGCSETGGEVWTRETGLDALELGDEAVVDVADFSLAGRAMRNVRQMVKRIERAGYETRVRRVRDLGEAELERIRQAADDWRGTDTERGFSMALGRVGDLADGDCLIATAHKQDEHPGPYGDLKAILHFVPWGTDGVSLDLMRRDRSADPGMNELLIVASLQAAPRLGIARVSLNFAMFRAALARGEKIGAGPVLRAWRGLLVFLSRWFQIESLYKFNAKFQPRWEPRFVVYRASADLPRIGFAAMQAEGFVTLALPLPRFLRRRRLATPRPCAHGTITERDVRAA; this is translated from the coding sequence ATGTCGGGCGAGGTTCCGAGTCGCGGCAGCGGCGCGGCACGTCCGGGCCGGATGCGCCGGATACTGAGCGGGCCACGCCCCGAGGCCGTCCCCGTCCTCGTCGGCAGAGCCTGCGCCCTGGTGGGCGTCCTGGACATCGCCGCGGGCGTCTTCCCCCGCTTCCGGCACAGCCGCATGCACGCCATCGCCGAGGTCCTGCCCGGCGCACTCGGCCCGTTCGCGGCCGCCCTGTCCCTCAGCACCGGCGTCCTGCTGCTGCTCCTCGCCCACGGCCTCAAGCGCGGCAAGCGCCGGGCCTGGCGAGCAGCGGTCGCACTCCTGCCCGCCGGCGCCGTCGCGCAGTTCACCTACCGGCACTCGCTCGTGGGCACGCTGATCTCCCTGGCCCTGCTGGCCCCCCTGCTGCGCCACCGCGACCAGTTCAACGCCCTGCCCGACCCGCGCAGCCGCTGGCGTGCCCTCGCCAACTTCGTGCTCATGAGCGCCGGTTCACTCCTGCTCGGACTGCTCATCGTCAGCGTCCACGGCGAGCACATCATCGGTGACCCCAGCCTCGCCGACCGCATCACCCACGTCATCTACGGCCTGTTCGGCTTCGAAGGCCCCGTCGACTACCAGGGCAACACCTCCTGGACCGTCGCCTTCTCCCTCGGCGCCCTCGGCCTGCTCACCGCCGTCACCACCATCTACCTGGCCTTCCGCCCCGAACACCCGGCCGCACAGCTCACCGAGGACGACGAGGCCCGGCTGCGCGCCCTGCTGGACAAGCACGGACGCCGCGACTCCCTCGGCCACTTCGCCCTGCGCCGCGACAAGGCCGTCGTCTTCTCCCCCAGCGGCAAGGCGGCCGTGACCTACCGCGTCGTCTCCGGCGTGATGCTCGCCAGCGGCGACCCCATCGGCGACGTCGAGGCCTGGCCCGGCGCCATCGAACGCTTCATGGACGAGGCCAAGGCCCACTCCTGGACCCCCGCCGTCATGGGCTGCTCCGAGACCGGCGGCGAGGTGTGGACCCGCGAGACCGGGCTCGACGCCCTCGAACTGGGCGACGAGGCGGTGGTGGACGTCGCGGATTTCTCCCTCGCCGGCCGCGCGATGCGCAACGTGCGCCAGATGGTCAAGCGCATCGAGCGCGCCGGTTACGAAACCCGGGTACGACGTGTCCGTGACCTCGGCGAAGCCGAACTGGAGCGCATCCGGCAGGCCGCCGACGACTGGCGCGGCACCGACACCGAACGCGGCTTCTCCATGGCCCTGGGCCGCGTCGGCGACCTCGCCGACGGCGACTGCCTCATCGCCACCGCCCACAAACAGGACGAGCACCCCGGCCCCTACGGCGACCTCAAGGCCATCCTGCACTTCGTGCCCTGGGGCACCGACGGCGTCTCCCTGGACCTGATGCGCCGCGACCGCTCGGCCGACCCCGGCATGAACGAACTGCTCATCGTGGCCTCCCTCCAGGCCGCCCCCCGGCTGGGCATCGCACGCGTCTCCCTCAACTTCGCCATGTTCCGCGCGGCACTGGCCCGCGGCGAGAAGATCGGAGCCGGACCCGTACTGCGCGCCTGGCGCGGACTGCTCGTCTTCCTCTCCCGCTGGTTCCAGATCGAGTCCCTCTACAAGTTCAACGCCAAGTTCCAGCCACGCTGGGAACCGCGCTTCGTCGTCTACCGCGCCTCCGCCGACCTCCCCCGCATCGGCTTCGCCGCCATGCAGGCCGAGGGCTTCGTCACCCTCGCCCTCCCCCTGCCGCGCTTCCTGCGCCGCCGGCGCCTCGCCACCCCCCGCCCCTGCGCCCACGGCACCATCACCGAACGGGACGTCCGGGCGGCATGA
- a CDS encoding sensor histidine kinase codes for MQRLYDFLRRHPMWVDGFWAVVLLGISVVGGAAGEQVGPWAVVVPLTLLLSLVVALRRRMPEKMLLLAAAVGVAQLVTDVAILPADFAMLAIVYTVAAEGARWASRFALVAGLCAAPLAQLRWSNEQTGVAGDIALAILQTVPFALAWVLGDSIRTRRAYFAQLEERAARLEREREAQSKVAVAAERARIARELHDVVAHNVSVMVVQADGAAYVLDAAPDQAKKALETISSTGRQALAEMRRLLGVLRTGEHQEAGEYVPQPDVRQIEDLVEQCRGSGLPVDFKVEGTPRPLPSGVELTAYRIVQEALTNTRKHGGENAGASVRLVYFDDGLGLLVEDDGKGAPHELYEEGGFDGQGHGLIGMRERVGMVGGTLDAGPRPGGGFRISALLPLKPAH; via the coding sequence GTGCAGCGCCTCTATGACTTCCTCCGCAGGCACCCGATGTGGGTCGACGGCTTCTGGGCCGTGGTCCTCCTCGGGATTTCGGTCGTGGGCGGGGCGGCGGGCGAGCAGGTCGGCCCCTGGGCCGTGGTCGTTCCGCTCACGCTGCTGCTGAGCCTCGTGGTCGCGCTGCGCCGCCGCATGCCGGAGAAGATGCTGCTGCTCGCGGCGGCGGTCGGCGTGGCGCAGCTGGTCACCGACGTCGCGATCCTGCCCGCCGACTTCGCCATGCTGGCGATCGTCTACACGGTCGCCGCGGAAGGCGCCCGCTGGGCCTCCCGCTTCGCGCTGGTCGCCGGCCTGTGCGCGGCCCCTCTGGCTCAGCTGCGCTGGTCGAACGAGCAGACGGGGGTGGCCGGCGACATCGCTCTGGCGATCCTGCAGACCGTCCCGTTCGCGCTCGCCTGGGTGCTCGGCGACTCCATCCGCACCCGCCGTGCCTACTTCGCGCAGCTGGAGGAGCGCGCCGCCCGTCTGGAGCGGGAGCGCGAGGCGCAGTCCAAGGTCGCCGTCGCCGCCGAACGCGCCCGGATCGCCCGCGAGTTGCACGACGTCGTCGCGCACAACGTGTCGGTGATGGTAGTTCAGGCCGACGGCGCCGCCTACGTCCTCGACGCCGCGCCCGACCAGGCGAAGAAGGCCCTGGAGACCATCTCCTCCACCGGCCGCCAGGCCCTCGCCGAGATGCGCCGCCTGCTCGGCGTGCTGCGCACCGGCGAGCACCAGGAGGCCGGGGAGTACGTGCCGCAGCCCGATGTGCGGCAGATCGAGGACCTCGTCGAACAGTGCCGCGGTTCCGGACTGCCCGTCGACTTCAAGGTCGAGGGCACGCCCCGACCGCTGCCCAGCGGCGTCGAGCTCACCGCCTACCGCATCGTGCAGGAGGCGCTCACCAACACCCGCAAACACGGCGGGGAGAACGCGGGCGCGAGCGTGCGCCTGGTGTACTTCGACGACGGCCTCGGCCTGCTCGTCGAGGACGACGGCAAGGGCGCCCCGCACGAGCTGTACGAGGAGGGCGGGTTCGACGGCCAGGGCCACGGTCTGATCGGCATGCGCGAGCGGGTCGGTATGGTCGGCGGCACCCTGGACGCGGGCCCGCGCCCGGGCGGAGGATTCCGCATCAGTGCCCTGCTGCCGCTCAAACCCGCGCACTGA
- a CDS encoding PH domain-containing protein has protein sequence METGSPQNTGPVGPQSTESAGPQGSTEPVGPRGTIEAVGNEPVWIALPPGLLKMRRLLLVVWLGLIALAAGLLPGLLAGPAWAAFALPPLALMAWGWVMTERNWRSWRYAERADDLLISRGVLWREETVVPYGRMQLVEVTSGPVERHFGLASVQLHTAAAATDATIPGLDPAEAERLRDRLTELGEARSAGL, from the coding sequence ATGGAGACGGGGAGTCCGCAGAACACGGGGCCGGTGGGTCCGCAGAGCACGGAGAGCGCCGGTCCGCAGGGCAGCACCGAGCCGGTGGGTCCGCGGGGCACGATCGAGGCCGTGGGGAACGAGCCGGTGTGGATCGCGCTGCCGCCCGGCCTGCTGAAGATGCGCCGGCTGCTGCTGGTCGTGTGGCTCGGGCTGATCGCCCTGGCCGCCGGGCTGCTGCCGGGGCTGCTGGCCGGTCCCGCCTGGGCCGCCTTCGCGCTGCCGCCGCTGGCGCTGATGGCCTGGGGCTGGGTGATGACCGAGCGCAACTGGCGTTCCTGGCGGTACGCCGAGCGGGCCGACGACCTGCTGATCAGCCGCGGCGTGCTGTGGCGCGAGGAGACGGTCGTGCCGTACGGGCGGATGCAGCTGGTCGAGGTCACCTCCGGGCCCGTGGAACGGCACTTCGGGCTGGCCAGCGTGCAGTTGCACACGGCCGCCGCCGCGACCGACGCGACCATCCCCGGCCTGGACCCGGCCGAGGCGGAGCGGTTGCGCGACCGGCTCACCGAGCTGGGCGAAGCCCGGTCGGCGGGGCTGTGA
- a CDS encoding DUF5937 family protein: protein MSVHIDIKGLRPEEAAVVPSPLAELGMALHALSEPAHHPGLQGWVTGVTARLDPHLADRMCEADFLWRTTFSDLFLPWAGLPDRRALPGATLAEELDQLDKLSDEQFVDAALEFTCATGYGECGPTALSDPDTRRRALDLAAARGPRQLRFGERLLADPPRIRAWLRQFLRDCDEAFFAEAWARLRHQLAADARHKTDLLRRKGLAEALAAVSPAVTLDEAAGRITVDKLGDGRTATGDGGLLLVPTSLGWPHLMVLHRYGWQPVLHYPVGSPELAAPQTLEQLAMRMTALSHPVRMRMCRHLARSAHTTSELAQVHGMTAPEISRHLAVLKKAGLITTRRRGRYVLHQLDVTVVARLGSEFLEGILR, encoded by the coding sequence ATGAGCGTGCACATCGACATCAAGGGGCTGCGGCCGGAGGAGGCCGCCGTCGTGCCCTCGCCCCTGGCCGAGCTGGGCATGGCGCTGCACGCGCTGTCCGAACCGGCGCACCACCCGGGGCTGCAGGGCTGGGTGACGGGCGTGACGGCCCGGCTCGACCCGCATCTGGCCGACCGGATGTGCGAGGCGGACTTCCTGTGGCGGACGACGTTCTCGGACCTGTTCCTGCCCTGGGCGGGCCTGCCGGACCGGCGCGCGCTCCCGGGCGCCACCCTCGCCGAGGAGCTGGACCAGCTCGACAAGCTGTCCGACGAGCAGTTCGTGGACGCGGCGCTGGAGTTCACCTGCGCCACCGGCTACGGCGAGTGCGGGCCGACGGCGCTGTCCGACCCGGACACGCGCCGCCGGGCGCTGGACCTGGCCGCCGCGCGCGGGCCGCGGCAACTGCGCTTCGGGGAGCGGCTGCTGGCCGACCCGCCCCGGATCCGGGCGTGGCTGCGGCAGTTCCTCCGGGACTGCGACGAGGCGTTCTTCGCGGAGGCCTGGGCCCGGCTGCGCCACCAGCTCGCCGCCGACGCCCGGCACAAGACGGACCTCCTGCGGCGCAAGGGCCTGGCGGAGGCGCTGGCCGCGGTGTCCCCGGCGGTCACGCTCGACGAGGCCGCCGGCCGGATCACCGTCGACAAGCTGGGTGACGGCCGTACGGCCACGGGCGACGGCGGCCTGCTGCTCGTCCCGACCAGCCTGGGCTGGCCGCATCTGATGGTCCTGCACCGGTACGGCTGGCAGCCGGTGCTGCACTACCCGGTGGGCTCCCCGGAGCTCGCCGCACCGCAGACCCTCGAACAGCTGGCCATGCGGATGACCGCGCTGTCCCACCCGGTCCGGATGCGCATGTGCCGTCATCTGGCCCGCAGCGCGCACACCACCAGCGAGCTGGCGCAGGTGCACGGCATGACGGCCCCGGAGATATCCCGGCATCTGGCCGTGCTGAAGAAGGCGGGCCTGATCACCACCCGCCGCCGTGGGCGCTACGTCCTGCACCAGCTGGACGTGACGGTGGTGGCCCGGCTCGGCAGCGAGTTCCTGGAAGGGATCCTCAGGTAG
- a CDS encoding SAM-dependent methyltransferase has translation MTAGTRNEWQEWRGWRAAAQDALYAPGGFYRRAEGPAGHFRTSVHATPLFAGAVARLLCRVDEALGRPAVLDFVDMAAGRGELAGGVLAALPAGVAARTRVCAVEIAERPAGLDHRIEWLAEPPRGTTGLLFANEWLDNVPLEVAEVDAAGVTRLVLVREDGTERLGEPVDGESARWLERWWPLPGEEGLRAEIGLSRDEAWAAAVGTLRRGLAVAVDYAHTAGARPPFGTLTGFREGRETTPVPDGSCDLTAHVALDACALPGGRVLSQREALRALGVTGARPPLTLASTDPAAYVRALAGAGEAAELTATGGLGDFGWLVQPIGVEDPF, from the coding sequence GTGACGGCAGGGACGAGGAACGAGTGGCAGGAGTGGCGCGGGTGGCGTGCGGCGGCGCAGGACGCCCTGTACGCGCCGGGGGGCTTCTACCGGCGCGCGGAGGGGCCGGCCGGACACTTCCGGACATCCGTGCACGCGACACCCCTGTTCGCCGGGGCCGTGGCGCGGCTGCTGTGCCGGGTGGACGAGGCGTTGGGGCGGCCTGCGGTGCTGGACTTCGTCGACATGGCGGCCGGGCGGGGCGAGCTGGCCGGCGGAGTGCTCGCCGCTCTGCCCGCCGGTGTGGCGGCCCGCACGCGCGTGTGCGCCGTCGAGATCGCCGAGCGGCCCGCGGGGCTCGATCACCGGATCGAGTGGCTGGCCGAGCCGCCGCGAGGGACGACGGGGCTGCTGTTCGCGAACGAGTGGCTGGACAACGTGCCCCTGGAGGTCGCCGAGGTGGACGCCGCGGGTGTCACGCGGCTGGTGCTGGTCCGGGAGGACGGGACCGAGCGGCTCGGCGAGCCGGTGGACGGGGAGTCGGCGCGGTGGCTGGAGCGGTGGTGGCCGCTGCCGGGCGAGGAGGGGCTGCGGGCCGAGATCGGCCTGTCCCGGGACGAGGCCTGGGCCGCGGCGGTCGGGACGCTCCGGCGAGGGCTGGCCGTCGCGGTGGACTACGCGCACACGGCGGGTGCCCGGCCGCCGTTCGGGACGCTCACCGGGTTCCGGGAAGGCCGCGAGACCACACCCGTCCCGGACGGCTCCTGCGACCTCACGGCTCACGTCGCCCTGGACGCGTGCGCGCTGCCCGGCGGACGTGTGCTCTCCCAGCGCGAGGCGCTGCGCGCCCTGGGTGTGACCGGCGCGCGCCCCCCGCTCACGCTGGCCTCCACCGACCCGGCCGCGTACGTACGCGCCCTGGCGGGCGCCGGAGAGGCCGCCGAGCTCACCGCGACGGGCGGACTGGGCGACTTCGGCTGGCTGGTGCAGCCCATCGGCGTCGAGGACCCGTTCTAG
- a CDS encoding NADH-quinone oxidoreductase subunit D, with protein MTPTTETMVGIGGAAESTDMVLNIGPQHPSTHGVLRLKLVLDGERIRHAEPVIGYMHRGAEKLFEARDYRQIIMLANRHDWLSAFSNELGVVLAVERMLGMEVPERAVWLRTLLAELNRVLNHLMFLGSYPLELGGITPIFYAFREREELQHVMEEISGGRMHYMFNRVGGLKEDLPAGWTTRARASVADVRSRMDRFDDLVLGNEIFRGRTRGVGALTAEAVHAYGVSGPIGRASGVDFDLRRDEPYLAYGDLQDTLKVVTRQEGDCLARFECLLEQTHNALDLADACLDRLAELPPGPVNQRLPKVLKAPEGHTYAWTENPLGINGYYLVSKGEKTPYRLKLRSASYNNIQVLTELLPGTLVADMVAILGSMFFVVGDIDK; from the coding sequence ATGACTCCTACGACGGAGACCATGGTCGGAATCGGCGGCGCCGCGGAGAGCACCGACATGGTGCTCAACATCGGGCCGCAGCACCCGTCCACCCATGGCGTGCTGCGGCTGAAGCTCGTTCTGGACGGCGAGCGCATCAGGCACGCGGAGCCGGTGATCGGCTATATGCACCGCGGTGCGGAGAAGCTGTTCGAGGCGCGCGACTACCGCCAGATCATCATGCTCGCCAACCGCCACGACTGGCTGTCGGCGTTCTCCAACGAGCTGGGCGTGGTCCTCGCCGTGGAGCGGATGCTCGGCATGGAGGTCCCCGAGCGCGCGGTGTGGCTGCGTACGCTGCTCGCCGAGCTGAACCGGGTGCTCAACCACCTGATGTTCCTCGGCTCGTACCCGCTGGAGCTCGGCGGGATCACGCCGATCTTCTACGCCTTCCGGGAGCGCGAGGAACTCCAGCACGTCATGGAGGAGATCTCCGGCGGGCGGATGCACTACATGTTCAACCGGGTGGGCGGCCTCAAGGAGGACCTGCCGGCCGGGTGGACCACGCGCGCGCGTGCCTCCGTCGCCGACGTGCGCTCCCGGATGGACCGCTTCGACGACCTGGTGCTCGGCAACGAGATCTTCCGGGGCCGCACCCGGGGCGTCGGCGCCCTCACCGCCGAGGCCGTGCACGCCTACGGGGTGAGCGGGCCGATCGGGCGCGCCTCGGGCGTCGACTTCGACCTGCGCCGGGACGAGCCCTACCTCGCCTACGGCGACCTCCAGGACACCCTGAAGGTGGTCACCCGGCAGGAGGGCGACTGCCTCGCCCGCTTCGAGTGCCTCCTGGAGCAGACGCACAACGCGCTGGACCTGGCCGACGCCTGCCTGGACCGGCTCGCCGAGCTGCCGCCCGGGCCGGTCAACCAGCGGCTCCCGAAGGTCCTCAAGGCGCCGGAGGGCCACACGTACGCGTGGACCGAGAACCCCCTCGGCATCAACGGCTACTACCTCGTCAGCAAGGGCGAGAAGACCCCGTACCGGCTCAAGCTGCGCTCGGCGTCTTACAACAACATCCAGGTGCTGACGGAGCTGCTGCCGGGGACGCTGGTCGCGGACATGGTGGCGATCCTGGGGTCGATGTTCTTCGTGGTCGGGGACATCGACAAGTAG
- a CDS encoding alpha/beta hydrolase, translating into MGLTSNTTLVLAVLSAVLLFAGTVWVWPRLARRSWRAVGGRVGLLLGTQLALFAAVGLAANQAFGFYASWADLFGQEKDQGVVVDHTPGGGPLEVVGSRRVPGAGGALPQAGGRVQQVGIVGRTTRIATPAYVYLPPEYFQPRYRTHRFPTAVVLTGYPGTASALVEKLRYPRTALELARAGRAEPMILVMLRPTVAPPRDTECVDIPGGPQTESFFARDLPDALRTHYRVAEKPGGLGIIGNSTGGYCALKIALHHPDVYAAGAGLSAYYKAPIDATTGDLFQGDKALRNRADLGWYVAHMPAPDTSLLVSSSKQGEGNYKDTLRFIERVEGNGGTRISSIILESGGHNFNTWRREIPAALEWMSGRLSGR; encoded by the coding sequence ATGGGTCTGACGAGCAACACGACGCTGGTGCTGGCGGTGCTGTCCGCTGTGCTGCTGTTCGCCGGCACCGTCTGGGTCTGGCCACGGCTGGCCCGGCGCAGTTGGCGTGCCGTGGGCGGGCGGGTCGGTCTGCTGCTGGGCACTCAGCTGGCGCTGTTCGCCGCGGTGGGTCTCGCCGCCAACCAGGCCTTCGGGTTCTACGCGAGCTGGGCCGACCTGTTCGGGCAGGAGAAGGACCAGGGTGTGGTCGTCGATCACACGCCGGGCGGCGGCCCGCTGGAGGTGGTCGGCTCGCGCCGGGTGCCGGGGGCGGGCGGTGCGCTGCCCCAGGCCGGTGGCCGGGTCCAGCAGGTCGGGATCGTGGGCCGTACGACCCGTATCGCCACGCCCGCGTACGTCTATCTGCCGCCGGAGTACTTCCAGCCGCGGTACCGCACCCACCGGTTTCCCACGGCCGTCGTGCTGACCGGGTACCCGGGTACGGCGTCGGCGCTGGTGGAGAAGCTGCGTTATCCGCGTACGGCACTGGAGCTGGCGCGGGCGGGCCGGGCGGAGCCGATGATCCTGGTGATGCTGCGTCCCACGGTGGCGCCGCCCCGGGACACGGAGTGCGTCGACATCCCGGGCGGGCCGCAGACCGAGTCGTTCTTCGCGAGGGATCTCCCCGACGCGTTGCGCACGCACTACAGGGTGGCGGAAAAGCCGGGCGGTCTGGGCATCATCGGCAACTCCACGGGTGGCTACTGCGCGTTGAAGATCGCGCTGCACCATCCGGATGTGTACGCCGCGGGGGCGGGCTTGTCCGCGTACTACAAGGCGCCGATCGACGCGACGACGGGTGATCTCTTCCAGGGCGACAAGGCGCTGCGCAATCGCGCCGATCTGGGGTGGTACGTCGCGCACATGCCCGCTCCCGATACCTCCCTGCTGGTCAGCAGCAGCAAGCAGGGAGAGGGCAACTACAAGGACACGCTGAGGTTCATCGAGCGGGTGGAGGGCAACGGGGGGACGCGGATCTCGTCGATCATCCTCGAAAGCGGCGGCCACAACTTCAACACCTGGCGGCGTGAGATTCCGGCGGCGCTGGAGTGGATGAGCGGGCGGCTGAGCGGGCGTTGA
- a CDS encoding response regulator produces MTIRVMLVDDQVLLRTGFRMVLAAQPDMEVVAEAGDGVEALQELRKAEVDVVLMDVRMPKLDGVETTRRICEDADPPKVLILTTFDLDEYAFSGLKAGASGFMLKDVPPADLLAAIRAVHSGDAVVAPSTTRRLLDRFAPMLPGAKPPQHKELERLTEREREVMVLVAQGLSNGEIAARLVLSEATVKTHVGRILTKLGLRDRVQVVVLAYETGLVRAGGHG; encoded by the coding sequence ATGACGATCCGCGTGATGCTCGTCGACGACCAGGTTCTGCTGCGCACCGGGTTCCGGATGGTGCTCGCCGCCCAGCCGGACATGGAGGTCGTGGCGGAGGCGGGCGACGGTGTCGAGGCCCTCCAGGAACTGCGGAAGGCCGAGGTCGACGTCGTGCTGATGGACGTCCGCATGCCGAAGCTCGACGGGGTGGAGACGACCCGCCGGATCTGTGAGGACGCCGACCCGCCGAAGGTGCTCATCCTCACCACCTTCGACCTCGACGAGTACGCCTTCTCCGGTCTGAAGGCGGGCGCCTCCGGCTTCATGCTCAAGGACGTGCCGCCCGCCGATCTCCTGGCCGCCATCAGGGCCGTGCACAGCGGTGACGCGGTCGTGGCGCCCTCCACCACCCGGCGCCTCCTGGACCGCTTCGCTCCGATGCTGCCGGGCGCCAAGCCGCCCCAGCACAAGGAGCTGGAGCGGCTCACCGAACGTGAGCGCGAGGTCATGGTGCTGGTCGCGCAGGGCCTGTCCAACGGCGAGATCGCGGCGCGGCTGGTGCTGTCGGAGGCGACCGTGAAGACCCACGTGGGCCGCATCCTGACCAAGCTGGGGCTCAGGGACCGGGTGCAGGTCGTGGTGCTCGCCTACGAGACGGGGCTGGTGCGGGCCGGCGGGCACGGCTGA